A DNA window from Onthophagus taurus isolate NC chromosome 1, IU_Otau_3.0, whole genome shotgun sequence contains the following coding sequences:
- the LOC111421063 gene encoding uncharacterized protein translates to MSAGFAAVEVFLLFFATGEAILHGYGSGDGNSKMQQIDDEPSFGCQWLGGMGSALECTCSDDTTQVMVIQEDSFLYHDLNAIRIRKCPVVTFGENSIKTMRTLREIELSDISELNLNERCFHWEGYAAAIDLNTPSLKVIVRNTTIKQIASYSFMGKINRIEFDKTKIENIAPFAFSSISQSQNIAFYNSHIINMQPSAFKKFSTENLNIHNSKFEYLPSRSFSDLIVWDNFMISNTNMTTVHPGAFIIDNPQRFEVTNSNFSHLDGEAFRIMTRGDVVFRSCILNTTYSPFIGISLNLRDTSVRKLIILDNVMFNEITTKTFKINTTGFDLKINNIFTQEPCDCRRITQLEDDYQLESIYCFEDTPTSYQEYKGSSCSILASNATLIIVLCTALILVILIGTGLWCYFKKVYRCDKYGEEKNDKSGKLNMIVPDGRTYRETELHVIVERTDLLTTDL, encoded by the exons ATGAGTGCGGGCTTCGCTGCGGTCGAAGTTTTCCTTTTGTTTTTCGCCACCGGCGAAGCGATTCTTCACGGTTATGGGTCGGGAGATGGCAATTCGAAGATGCAGCAGATCGACGACGAACCGTCTTTCGGATGTCAATGGTTAGGAGGAATGGGATCTGCCCTTGAATGTACATGTTCAGATGATACAACGCAG GTAATGGTAATTCAAGAAGACTCGTTTCTGTACCACGACCTTAACGCCATAAGAATAAGAAAATGTCCGGTGGTTACATTTGGtgaaaattcaattaaaacaatgCGCACCCTTCGAGAAATTGAATTAAGCGATATTTccgagttaaatttaaatgagaGATGTTTTCATTGGGAAGGATATGCAGCGGCAATTGATTTAAACACTCCTTCGTTAAAAGTAATAGTGAGAAACACAACGATTAAACAAATAGCCAGTTACAGTTTTATGGGTAAAATCAATAGGATAGAATTTGACAAaactaaaatagaaaatatagcCCCATTTGCGTTTTCTTCGATTAGTCAAAGTCAAAACATAGCGTTTTACAATTCGCATATAATTAACATGCAACCTTCagcgtttaaaaaattttccactgaaaatttaaatattcataattcgaaatttgaatatttacccAGTCGATCATTCTCGGATTTAATCGTATGGGACAATTTTATGATAAGCAATACTAATATGACAACGGTCCACCCAGGAGCATTTATAATAGATAATCCACAAAGATTTGAAGTTACCAATAGTAATTTTTCCCATTTAGACGGCGAAGCTTTTAGAATAATGACTCGAGGCGATGTTGTTTTTCGAAGCTGCATTCTTAACACAACTTATAGTCCCTTTATCGGGATCAGCTTAAACCTCCGCGACACTTCAGTACGAAAGCTGATTATATTAGATAACGTCATGTTCAACGagataacaacaaaaacatttaaaataaacaccACCGGATTCGATTTAAAGATCAACAACATATTTACTCAAGAACCGTGTGATTGTAGGAGAATAACTCAATTAGAAGACGACTACCAATTGGAAAGTATTTATTGTTTCGAAGACACCCCGACTAGTTACCAAGAATACAAAGGCTCGAGTTGTTCCATCTTAGCTAGCAACGCGACGTTAATCATCGTTTTATGTACGGCATTAATATTAGTGATTTTAATCGGCACCGGATTATggtgttattttaaaaaggtTTATAGATGCGATAAATATGGAGAAGAAAAAAACGATAAATcaggaaaattaaatatgattgTACCGGATGGAAGAACATATAGAGAAACTGAATTACATGTTATTGTAGAACGAACTGATTTGCTCACTACGGATTTGtag